TTCTGAGTGTCGAAGGCGAAGCAGGTGACGTGCGCTACGAGATTCGGCAAGGTGCATTCCTCGAGCTGTGCAGCCGCGCGAGCCGATCGCCAAACCACCGGTTCGCCATGGTCATCGACGAAATCAACCGAGGCAACATCAGCAAGATCTTCGGCGAGTTGATCACCCTGATCGAACCTGACAAACGTGAAGGCGCCGAAAATGCCGTCACGGTGACCTTGCCCTATTCTGGCAAACCATTCTGCGTGCCTGCGAATGTCGACATCATCGGGACCATGAATACGGCCGACCGATCTCTTGCCTTGCTGGATACCGCGCTGCGCAGACGCTTTGAATTCGTACCCGTACTCCCTGATTCCCGCGACGTGGCTGGCGCACCACTTGGTGGGTTGCGTGTCAAGATCGCAGAGACGGAAATCAACATCCCCAAAATGCTCGATGCGATCAATCAACGGGTCGAGACCTTGTACGATCGGGATCACTGCATCGGTCACGCCTACTTCACACCTCTCCTGAGCATGGAGGATGGTCAGGACCGCTTCCTCGCGTTGGAGCATATTTTCCGCAATCGAATCCTGCCGCTTCTGGAGGAATATTTCTTCGAAGACTGGCAGAAGATCCGCCTTGTTCTCGCAGACAACCAAAAGCTTCGGCCAGAAGAGCATTTCATTGTTGAAGTCTCCAAAGACGACAATGATCTGCATCGCCTATTTGGGACAGCCCATCAGCTGGACGAATTTTCCACCAAGCGCCGATGCGTTGTGCAAGAAGCTGCGTTTGCCATTCCGCAGGCCTACGTCGGCATCTATCAGTCTTTGGCGAACTGACCGGTCAGGGCAACCCTCGGATGAGCCACCTATCGATCTTCGAATTCGACGCGCTCGTCTCCGACGACCGAGGTGTCGTGACCGAAGAGGGCGTGCGGTCCGTTCCCTCGCGCGTATTCGATTGGCTGGAACACCAAGGGCTCCGCCAGTCGGAAGCTGGACAAGCCGCGTGGGCGCGTCCCGTCCATCGCAAAGGACGTCGTGCCATCCAGGTGACAAGTTATGTCGGCGTGATTCGCGCGCCGGATGGCTTCCAGATCGAGGTGCTGCCCAAGATCGGGAAGGTGATCGACGGTGGCATCGAATCCGCACGTCGTCGATTGCTCGAAATGTTGCGTTGCTTGCATGGCTTCCGCCACATCCGCACGGAACACGCCGCGATCAAGTCCGCCCACATGCCACTCCTCGAGGTCTTTCTTTCCGAATTCCTCGACGCTGCGGAGCACACCGTCAAGCGTGGCTTGCGGGGTGAGTATTCGTTGCGTTCGGAGAATCTGGCGGCACTCCGTGGAAAACTGTCTTTCACCGATCACCTTCGTCATAATCTGACAAGGCGAGATCGGTTCTTCGCCGAATTCGACGAGTTCACGCCGGACCGGCCGGAAAATCGCTTGCTGCATGCCGCGTTGCGCAAAACGCTGGAATGGACTTCCATGCAAGAGCACCAGAAGCGCTCCAGGGAGCTTTGCTCCTTGTTTTCCGCAATCCCGGTGTCAGTCCACTACCGCCTCGATCTTTCTCGCATCCGTCGAGATCGAGGGATGGAACATTATCAGGAAGCGTTGGACTGGGCTCGACTGATTCTGGAGGAGGAATCTCCGCTCACCGGAGCAGGAGATCACAACGCACCATCCTTGCTTTTCCCCATGGAAACGCTGTTCGAGGCCTTCGTGGCCAAACACATCGGACGCAAGCTTGGATCACCCTATCAACTGAAAACCCAGGCGCGATCGCATCACCTTGTATGCCACCAGAAATCCGCTTGGTTTGCTCTGAAGCCCGATCTCCTTGTTCTTGAGGGGAAACAGTGTCGGATGGTTTTGGATACGAAGTGGAAGCTCCTGGATGGCACCAAGCAAAATGGCACGGAGAAGTACGGGTTGTCGCAGAGTGATTTCTATCAGCTCCAGGCGTATGGGTTGAGCTACCTGGAAGGAATCGGCGATATCGTTTTGGTTTACCCGAAAACCGCGGCGTTCCAAAGTCCTCTTCCCGTCTTCACCTTTCCTCAGTGCGAAGGATTGAAACTATGGGTCGTGCCTTTTTGCTTGGACTCCAAGACGCTTGTTCCTCCTGCGAACTCATCGTTCAGTTCCATTCTTCACCCGGCGCACTCTTGATCTAGACTTTGCACATGACCCCTTCCTCCCCCTCCCTTCCTGCCCGCCTTGCATGCCTTGCCTGCGCCGCCCTGTTCGTCACCGGCGTCTTCGCTCCCTTCGATTTCTCACGGACTCTGTGGGAGCGCGTCTTCCATCTAAACTGGCTACCCTCCGAGTATGTTGTCCTGTTCGTCCTGGCAACGCTTGGTATGATCGGATCTCTAGGTGCCATTTTCCGTCACTTCCTGGCGATTCGCATCCTCGCTGCGGTTGTGATGGTCGGACATGGTCTCCGCCTCGCCTTGATCCTGGATGGCGACTGGACCTTCCCTTCGTCGCCACTGTTGGGAGCCGGCCAATGGCTTCCTTTCCTCGCCTCGACACTTCTTCTTGGAGTCCTCGCGGCGGGTGCACCGTCGCGCAGCGGCAAGGTGGTATGGGGGATTTTCTGCGGGTTGGGGATCGCGCTTCCGTTGGCGGCCGAGGTTCGCAACCAATTCCGCCATCCTCCTGGCGTTGCGGTGGTCCAGCGCTTGGGGAGCGGATCCGCGAAGATTCTTACCACACGCATTCGCTGGGCTGACGCGGAAACCACGTTGGTGGGACAGGGATATTACCACGAAGACGCCGACCCGAAAAATCGGACCTTAGTCAGCCTCCCGCTGTTCACACGGAAAGTTCAAGTGCACCTTTCCTGGTCCAAAGGCTGGGACGACAGCGCCCATGCCGACCTTGAGCTCCCCGTGTCTCCCGATTCCTGGGCGGTTTTGGATTTTTCCCAGGTCTGCGCCGAACACCACCCTTTTCAGCCCCTGGCTGATTCCCTGAAATTGGTCCTGGAAGATTCAGATTCTGTCTGGGCATGCATCTACCACAACCCGCGCTCCCGCCAGCCGGTCTGGAAACCGGTCCTCCCGGGCGAACGCCCCTGGACTGGACCGGTCGACACGGCGGGTCCATGAATTAGATTCATCTCCAGCCAGCGCATCCCTTTCCCCGCTTCTGGAGTCCTCGATGTCACGTCGTCACGCTGTGTTGTATTTCGGTAGATGATCCGGCGGATGACGAGGATGCCATGACGCATGATCGCAAACCAAATCGGTTGCCCGGGTATGACTATTCCACTCCGCGGGCATATTTTGTCACCATCTGCACACTGGGAATGCTTGAACATCTAGGCGACATTCGCGATGGTAGGATGCGATTGAACGATTTCGGTCGAATAGTGGAAACCCAATGGCACTGGGCGTTTGACCATTTCGACTGTATCGAAACCGACGCATTCGTCGTCATGCCCAACCATGTGCACGGCATCGTGGTCGTCACCGGCCCAACGATGGCGCCGCCCGACGCAATCGCGCCCGCACTGCCAACGGTACCGTACGTATCGCAACCGCCGGTACCGCCACCATCAACGGCACTGTACGTTCCGCCAACGCCCGCACCAACGCCAACGCCCGTAGGGACAATCCTAGGATTGTCCCTACGCATTGGCGAACGCATTGGCGAACGGACGGGTGAACGGTTCGGCCAACCGGCGGCGCAACCGTTGTACCTACCGGTGACGTCACGGCGGCACAACACGTTGTCCAAAACCATCAACGCGTTCAAAACCACGTCGTCGAAACACATTCACATCGCAGGAACACGGATTTCCGGTGGCAGCGATCGTTCCATGATCACACCATCCTAGATCCCGCAATAGGGCCAGGCGCATCGCATCCCAGCCCGCACAGCATCTTGGCTCGTACGGGCTCGTCACCGCACCTAACAAGGGTGCGCCTCCTCGCCCGCCGACGCCAATATGCAGCGCGTTCTGGGCGCGCTGCATCCCTCTCTATCACGGGCTCTAGGATCATCCGCGATACAGACGAATTGCACCGGCTCCGGCAATACATCGCCGACAACCCCAGGAAATGGGCAATGCAGCGCATGTTCGATCTCAACGGGTTCTAAGCGAGCCCTTTTCGCGCATCGCCAGAAATTATCCGTGTCCTGTCGCCACAGTCGCCCTTGATGCGAAACCGTCATTTTCTGTCTCCGCCAAAACACCAATTCCAGATCACTTCCTCCACCTTCATAAACCAGCACCCGCGCTCCGGTTTCCGGCTCTTAACGCATCTCAGTCTCATTCTCTATTTTGACTCCTTCACCGTTCCTGGAGGAGCTCATGGTTCGTTCGCATCTGTTGATTGTCCTGGGTCTTGCCTTGCCTGCCACCACCTTCGCGCTGTCGCTGGGCGGCGGCGTGGGTGCCTTCGGGGGCGAAGTCTCCGAAGCCAAAACGGAGGCCAAACCCTATTCGTTTTCCGGCACCGCCTTCGGGGTCAAGGTGGTGGATCCTTCCGGGTCGCTGCTGTCCCTGATGTCCAACGCCACCGGCAACTACGGGCGTATGCTGGGCGCCCAACAGCGAGCCAAGGAAAGCGCGGAAAAAGGCGGCGACGGCAAGGCCACCTACGAAGCGCGTACTTCGGTCAATTCCACCGGCAGCACGCAGACCCTGGAAGTGCTATGGGTGGGAAGCGGCGAGTTCACCAACCAGGACCTGAAAGGCAAGGAAGTGACAGATTCCGACGCCGACATCCTGGCCATCCAAGGATCGCTCCTAGGCCAGATAACCTCCTGGAACGGACTGGGGGGACTTCCGCTTTCCGTGGTGGCGCAGTTTCGCATGGTGATGGGCTACTACGACCTCATGGGCAAGGACCCTTCCGGCTACCAGACCGAAAAGAACAAGATGTGGATCACCATCCCCTTCGGTGCCGCTGTGGTCTACGACGCTCCCGCAGGGATTTCCGTGTGGGGTTCGGCTGGCTATGATCCCATCACGGGCGTGATCTCGATCTTCAGCACCAACGTCCACCAGGCCTGGGAACTGGGTGCTGGCGCCACCTGGCAGCCCTTGGGATGGCTTGCCGTGGACGCCGCCTGGGAACACCGGATTTCCAACGTGGACAACAACGACGTGTGGAAGTTCACGACCGACGGCATCCAAGCCCAGGCGCGCATCGACTTCGACGGGTTCTGATCCGTTGCGTCGTGCGCCTTGCCAGATTATGTCTGGCACCCCATAGGCACCCCCGCAACGAAAAAGCCCTCCCGCCGCATCGCGACGAGAGGGCTTTCGGATCCGACGCCCGCTCCTAAGGGGGCTGTTAGAATAGAAGGAGCGTCGGATTCTCCAGCAGGTTCTTGGCGGCCTGCAGGTAGCGCGCGCCATCGGAGCCGTCCACCACGCGGTGGTCTCCGGAAAGCGTTAGGGTCATGACCTGGCCTGCCACGATTTGTCCATCGGGCGAGACCACGGGCTTTTTGAGGATCGCGCCCACGGCCATGATCACGGCCTGGGGGGGATTCACGATCGCCTGGAAGTGGCTCACGCCGAACATTCCCAGGTTGGACACGGTGAGCGTGCCTCCCGTGAATTCTTCCGGCTTGAGTCCCTTGTCCTTGGCGCGCTTGCCCAGTTCCTTGGCTTCCATGGCCATCTGCTTGAGCGGCTTGAGGTCCGCGTCGCGGATGGTGGGCGTGATGAGCCCCGAAGGCAGGCTCACCGCAAAGGACAGATGCACCGCGGCGTGACGGATGATGGCATCGCCGTCCCACGAGGCATTGACCTCCGGCACTTCCTTGGCGGCCAAGGCCGCGGCCTTGAGCACCAGGTCGTTGACCGTGATCTTCAGAGTCGAGCCTTGCGCGGCCAATCCCACGTTCAGCTTCTCGCGGAACTCCATCATCGGCGAAGCGTCGATCTCGATGGTGCTGTAGAAGTGGGGGATGGTGCTCTTGCTCTCGGCCAGACGACGCGCGATGGTCTTGCGCATGTTGGACAGCGGCAGTCGTTCGGAGGCGGCGCGAGGAGCGGCGGTGGCCACTTGCGCGAGTCCACCTTCCACCGGCGCGAGCTTGGCCCGGCCGTTCTTGCCTTCCAGAGCCGCTTGAACGTCTTCGGCCGTGATGCGTCCGCCGGGGCCCGTGCCCTTGACGTCGTACAGCGAGATGCCCTTTTGGGCCGCGATCTTGCGAGCCAGCGGCGATGCGCGCAGACGGCCTTCCAGCTCGCCCTTGTTTGCTGCCTCGTCCATGGCCTGGGTTTCGATCACCGCGCCACGGGCGGCGTTCTTGAATTCGGCCGCCACCACGGGCTGGACAGGAGTTGTCGGGGCGGAAGGCTCCGACGGAGGAGCCACCGGAGCGCGTTTTTCATCCGCCGCCTTGGTGGCCGATTCCGCCTTGACCTTGGACGACTGCAACGAGGTGTCCGTTGCCGCCTGGGCCAGCAAGCCGGAGATGTCTTCGCCGGCCTTGCCCACGATGCAGATGGGTCCGCCCACCGGCACCACACCGCCCGCCGCGACGGTCTGCTTCAAGAGCACGCCGTCTTCGAAACATTCCACGTCCTGCGTGGCTTTGTCGGTTTCGATCTCGGCGATGAGGTCGCCGTTCTTAAGAACGTCCCCTTCGTTTTTCAGCCACTTGGTGAGCGTCCCCTCCACCATGGAGTCGGACATTCTGGGCATAAGGATCGCGTTGGCCATTACGACACCACCTGCTTGACGGCCTCGATGATCCGGGCCACGTTGGGGATGCACTCGTCTTCCAAAGCCGACGAGAAAGGCATGGGGGCTTCCACCGAAGTCACGCGCAGAATCGGCGCGTCCAGGTGGTCAAAACACGCCCGTTGGACTTCGGCGGCCACCTGGGCGGAAACGCCGCAGAAGGGCTTGGTCTCGTCGACGCACACCAGGTTGTGGGTCTTGCGCACGGAGGCGAACACCGTGGGCCAGTCCAGCGGCTTGATGGAGCGCAGATCGATGATCTCGGCGCGGATGCCCATCTTGTGCAGTTCCTGGGCCGCTTCCAGCACCGTCCAGCAGCTGCGTCCATGGGTCACGATGGTGACATCGGTCCCTTCCTGCAGGATGTTGGCCTTGCCGATGGGGGTCAGATAGTCGCCGTCGGGCACTTCCGACTCGCGTCCATACAGCGCTTCGTTCTCGATGACAAGAATTGGATTGTCGTCGCGGATGGCGCTCTTCAGGAGGCCCTTTGCATCGGCGGCGAACGCCGGCACCACGACCTTCAAGCCGGGGAAGGTCGCGTAGATGTTTTCCGGGGCGTGGCTGTGGGTGGCTCCGATCTGATGGCCGCCGCCGGAGTTCCCGCGGAAGACCATCGGGATCTTGATCTGGCCGCCGCTCATGTAGCGGATCTGCGCGGCGTTGTTCACGATCTGATCGAAAGCCACGAACGAAAACGAAAACGTCATGAATTCCACGATGGGTCGCAGCCCGTACATCGCCGCCCCGATCGCGAGCCCGGAAAACCCGGCCTCCGAGATGGGCGAATCGATCACGCGGTCCGGACCGAATTTGTCCAGCAACCCCTTGGAGCACTTGTAGGCTCCGTTGTACTGCGCGACTTCCTCTCCGATGAGGAACACGCGGGAATCGCGCGCCATCTCTTCGGACATGGCATCGCGTACGGCATCCCTATAGGCGATCTTGGCCATTTCGATTCTCCTTACGCGTAGATGTCGGTGTAGATCTCGGACTGGGCGGGGTACGGCGAGGCGAGGGCCCACTCGTGGGACTCCTGCACCTCTTTTCGCACCTCGTCCTCCAGCTTGTCCAGATCCTTCTCGGAAACGGTTCCTTCCGACAGAATCCGTCCACGCAGGATCTCCACCGGATCGTGCTTGCGGTATTCCTCCACCTCGTCCTTGGAGCGGTAGTACTGCGGATCGCTCATGGAGTGGCCGCGGTAGCGGTAGGTCATGAGCTCCAAGATGGCCGGCATGTTCTCCTTGCGGGCCCGCTCGGCCAGCGTCCAGGAAACCTGGCGCACCAAGTCGAAGTCCTGCGCCTCGGCACGGACGCCCATCATGTCGTAGCCCAGGGCGCGCTTGTAGAGCTCCACCGGCGCGGAGTGGCGCTCCACTGCCGTTCCCATGGAGTACATGTTGTTTTCGATCACGTAGATCACCGGGATCTTCATGAGTTGGGCCAAGTTCAGCGATTCATGGAAAGCGCCTTGGTTCACGGCGCCGTCTCCCATGTAGCAGAAGCAGACCTTCTTCTCACCGAGGTACTTGGTGGCGAACGCCAATCCCAGTCCCAGCGCGGTCTGGCCGCCCACGATGCCGTGGCCGCCGTACATCTGCTTGTCCACGTTGAAGTAATGCATGGAGCCGCCCTTGCCCTTGACCACGCCCGTGGCGCGTCCGTAGAGCTCGGCGAAGGCCGGCCCAGGCCGGATCCCGCGCATCAAGCCGTGCGCGTGGTCGCGGTAGGCGGTGATCACGGGGTCGGCATCCGTGATGGCGGCGAAGGTGCCCGCCGCCACGGCTTCCTGGCCGTTGTACAGGTGGCAGAAGCCCCCGATCAGGCCGGTCTGGTAGCTCTGGTAGGAGCGTTCCTCGAACTTGCGGGTGAGGAACATCAGCCGGTACCAGCGCAGGCGATCCTCCCGCGAAAGTTCCGGCGCCTTGCCGTAATCGGGCAGGGGCTGGGTAGTGGCCAGGACTCCAGCTCCGGTAGGAAGAGGTTTTTGAGTCATTGCGTCAGCTCTCCAAGATTGAGACTTGGTGTCAATATACCAACGTATCCGAGGCTCGGCCACTTTCCATGGCAATTTCCTAGGAAAGCGGGTTCTGCCTCCCCGGAAGGAGGCTGCGCGATGCCTCAACATACCAGACTGGAGTGCTACAAGGGTAGTTCTATTTGGCCGGCCAGGAACCTGGCTGCTGGAATGGCCTGGATCTTGGGGCCCATGGTGGACTGCATAGCTTGCAAACCAGAAGTGATGTGGATGATTTGCGAGGTTGTTCGGCCAGATCTTGCAAGCGTGGGCGAACGATGGGCCCATTGGCCTATCGATCCTTCAATGAGAAGAGGGGATCTCCTGGCGGG
This DNA window, taken from Fibrobacterota bacterium, encodes the following:
- a CDS encoding pyruvate dehydrogenase complex E1 component subunit beta, whose protein sequence is MAKIAYRDAVRDAMSEEMARDSRVFLIGEEVAQYNGAYKCSKGLLDKFGPDRVIDSPISEAGFSGLAIGAAMYGLRPIVEFMTFSFSFVAFDQIVNNAAQIRYMSGGQIKIPMVFRGNSGGGHQIGATHSHAPENIYATFPGLKVVVPAFAADAKGLLKSAIRDDNPILVIENEALYGRESEVPDGDYLTPIGKANILQEGTDVTIVTHGRSCWTVLEAAQELHKMGIRAEIIDLRSIKPLDWPTVFASVRKTHNLVCVDETKPFCGVSAQVAAEVQRACFDHLDAPILRVTSVEAPMPFSSALEDECIPNVARIIEAVKQVVS
- the pdhA gene encoding pyruvate dehydrogenase (acetyl-transferring) E1 component subunit alpha: MTQKPLPTGAGVLATTQPLPDYGKAPELSREDRLRWYRLMFLTRKFEERSYQSYQTGLIGGFCHLYNGQEAVAAGTFAAITDADPVITAYRDHAHGLMRGIRPGPAFAELYGRATGVVKGKGGSMHYFNVDKQMYGGHGIVGGQTALGLGLAFATKYLGEKKVCFCYMGDGAVNQGAFHESLNLAQLMKIPVIYVIENNMYSMGTAVERHSAPVELYKRALGYDMMGVRAEAQDFDLVRQVSWTLAERARKENMPAILELMTYRYRGHSMSDPQYYRSKDEVEEYRKHDPVEILRGRILSEGTVSEKDLDKLEDEVRKEVQESHEWALASPYPAQSEIYTDIYA
- a CDS encoding McrC family protein gives rise to the protein MSHLSIFEFDALVSDDRGVVTEEGVRSVPSRVFDWLEHQGLRQSEAGQAAWARPVHRKGRRAIQVTSYVGVIRAPDGFQIEVLPKIGKVIDGGIESARRRLLEMLRCLHGFRHIRTEHAAIKSAHMPLLEVFLSEFLDAAEHTVKRGLRGEYSLRSENLAALRGKLSFTDHLRHNLTRRDRFFAEFDEFTPDRPENRLLHAALRKTLEWTSMQEHQKRSRELCSLFSAIPVSVHYRLDLSRIRRDRGMEHYQEALDWARLILEEESPLTGAGDHNAPSLLFPMETLFEAFVAKHIGRKLGSPYQLKTQARSHHLVCHQKSAWFALKPDLLVLEGKQCRMVLDTKWKLLDGTKQNGTEKYGLSQSDFYQLQAYGLSYLEGIGDIVLVYPKTAAFQSPLPVFTFPQCEGLKLWVVPFCLDSKTLVPPANSSFSSILHPAHS
- a CDS encoding 2-oxo acid dehydrogenase subunit E2 — its product is MANAILMPRMSDSMVEGTLTKWLKNEGDVLKNGDLIAEIETDKATQDVECFEDGVLLKQTVAAGGVVPVGGPICIVGKAGEDISGLLAQAATDTSLQSSKVKAESATKAADEKRAPVAPPSEPSAPTTPVQPVVAAEFKNAARGAVIETQAMDEAANKGELEGRLRASPLARKIAAQKGISLYDVKGTGPGGRITAEDVQAALEGKNGRAKLAPVEGGLAQVATAAPRAASERLPLSNMRKTIARRLAESKSTIPHFYSTIEIDASPMMEFREKLNVGLAAQGSTLKITVNDLVLKAAALAAKEVPEVNASWDGDAIIRHAAVHLSFAVSLPSGLITPTIRDADLKPLKQMAMEAKELGKRAKDKGLKPEEFTGGTLTVSNLGMFGVSHFQAIVNPPQAVIMAVGAILKKPVVSPDGQIVAGQVMTLTLSGDHRVVDGSDGARYLQAAKNLLENPTLLLF